One part of the Sorangiineae bacterium MSr11954 genome encodes these proteins:
- a CDS encoding alpha/beta hydrolase produces the protein MDIDESGIWVLRMSDGYSLHSRVWGPASGEHLVVFLHGGVSHSGWQAVLADHVVQHENTTFLAIDRRGSGMNREDRGDLSSAERCIADFEQVLEQCRPHYRNIVLVGWCFGALPATVLAAKRPELLDGLLLETPGFVPREEMQAKFALAVFRVSHLFSPENFTKPIIRAEVRPEDFTSVPRWIEFIDADPDKLVYTSPRSATIDFPWQDALGKVDRPLKVVLASHDRMVHTEEVRKLVSALQPAAEIEELPTAHAIQFEMAGELAASIQGFLEKVAAGRM, from the coding sequence ATGGACATCGACGAATCGGGTATCTGGGTCCTTCGGATGAGCGACGGCTATTCGCTCCATTCACGTGTTTGGGGACCCGCGTCTGGCGAGCATTTGGTGGTATTTTTGCACGGAGGTGTAAGCCACTCGGGGTGGCAAGCCGTCCTGGCGGACCACGTGGTCCAGCACGAGAACACGACGTTTCTGGCGATCGACCGGCGCGGCAGCGGAATGAACCGCGAAGACCGCGGGGATTTGTCGTCCGCGGAGCGTTGCATTGCCGACTTCGAGCAGGTGCTGGAACAATGCCGACCGCACTATCGCAACATCGTACTCGTCGGCTGGTGTTTCGGCGCCTTGCCGGCCACCGTGCTCGCGGCAAAACGGCCTGAATTGCTCGATGGACTCCTGCTCGAAACACCCGGCTTCGTCCCGCGCGAGGAAATGCAAGCGAAGTTCGCTTTGGCCGTATTTCGAGTGAGCCACCTTTTCTCTCCCGAAAATTTTACAAAACCCATCATACGTGCCGAAGTGAGACCGGAGGATTTTACGAGCGTTCCGCGTTGGATCGAGTTCATCGACGCGGATCCCGACAAGCTCGTCTACACGTCGCCACGATCTGCGACAATCGACTTTCCTTGGCAGGACGCCCTCGGAAAGGTCGACCGGCCTCTCAAGGTCGTGTTGGCGAGTCACGATCGCATGGTCCACACCGAGGAGGTTCGAAAGCTGGTCTCGGCGCTCCAACCCGCCGCCGAGATCGAGGAGCTCCCAACGGCGCACGCGATTCAGTTCGAAATGGCGGGGGAGCTAGCGGCCAGTATCCAGGGATTTCTGGAGAAAGTCGCCGCCGGACGAATGTGA
- a CDS encoding MFS transporter, giving the protein MQRSAHGLWSNRAFRVFWFGQTVSLLGDSFAFVALPLLVFQATGSATQMALVASTSWMGPFVACLSSGGISDRGNPRRLMLGSELGRMCAYLFLALGWWRIGPHMWIVYIATAVGGYLGGITHVAHTTIVANLVGSDQLIAANSRLQTSAATSFLLGPALAGHLCAFAGAPVAVAANAASFAVSALMVASIRLPFSAPTIDPPRAAESAEGWRGASAGLRFLIAHPVLRPLTALMVLSTFWAAASTELFVFALKRHPMVGDATIGFVMSVAAGGAVLAGLATPMARRHFGLGTTFVGSMVGTGAAFGLAGAADSPAAMTVAAVAAGFCQATRMILLISSRQELTPRHLLGRATSAHLALYFGVIALGTAVMGLIARGIGAPTTLMLMGGIMTICAIGGALNPAWRRQLD; this is encoded by the coding sequence ATGCAACGCTCCGCCCATGGTCTCTGGAGCAATCGCGCATTCCGAGTGTTCTGGTTCGGACAGACCGTCTCGCTCCTGGGCGACTCGTTCGCGTTCGTCGCCCTCCCGCTGCTCGTGTTTCAAGCCACGGGATCGGCGACCCAAATGGCCCTGGTCGCGAGCACGTCCTGGATGGGGCCATTCGTCGCGTGCTTGTCGAGCGGTGGCATCAGCGATCGTGGCAATCCGCGACGTTTGATGTTGGGCAGCGAGCTGGGACGGATGTGCGCGTACCTCTTCCTCGCCTTGGGGTGGTGGCGGATCGGCCCGCACATGTGGATCGTGTACATCGCGACCGCGGTCGGAGGATACCTTGGGGGGATCACGCACGTCGCGCACACCACGATCGTCGCGAACCTCGTCGGCTCGGACCAATTGATCGCCGCAAATAGCCGATTGCAGACGAGCGCCGCGACGTCCTTTCTCTTGGGACCGGCGCTCGCCGGTCATCTGTGCGCGTTCGCGGGCGCGCCCGTCGCCGTGGCCGCAAACGCCGCCTCGTTCGCCGTCTCGGCGCTGATGGTGGCCTCCATTCGATTGCCTTTTTCCGCTCCGACCATCGATCCCCCTCGCGCCGCGGAGTCGGCCGAGGGATGGCGTGGGGCGAGCGCCGGCCTTCGGTTCTTGATCGCCCACCCGGTGTTGCGGCCCCTCACGGCCTTGATGGTGCTCAGCACGTTCTGGGCGGCCGCATCGACCGAGCTGTTCGTCTTTGCTTTGAAGCGCCACCCAATGGTCGGCGACGCAACCATCGGCTTCGTCATGTCCGTGGCGGCCGGCGGCGCGGTGCTGGCCGGTCTGGCGACACCGATGGCGCGTCGTCATTTCGGTCTCGGAACCACCTTCGTCGGGAGCATGGTGGGAACGGGGGCGGCATTCGGGCTCGCGGGCGCGGCCGACTCGCCCGCCGCCATGACCGTGGCCGCCGTGGCCGCCGGTTTCTGCCAGGCCACGCGGATGATCCTCCTCATCTCGTCGCGCCAGGAGCTCACACCGAGGCACCTGCTCGGGCGTGCGACGTCGGCGCACCTGGCTTTGTATTTCGGCGTCATTGCGCTGGGGACGGCCGTCATGGGGCTCATCGCGCGAGGCATCGGCGCGCCTACCACGTTGATGTTGATGGGGGGCATCATGACCATTTGCGCGATCGGCGGGGCATTGAACCCCGCGTGGCGGCGCCAACTCGATTGA
- a CDS encoding cupin-like domain-containing protein, whose product MYASRSPNNKRYTSFDDVLARFPQPARDGMPDGVIHLGFEDREPCDIAVESGVARVVPSGENEARASVRCSSGTFLELVSYRADFRTLVQDGRLAVEGDLSFALGIYSLLLKTNSEAIEYFRTVDTMPRGEPLREVPRVRRPTRGQVLDVLARNTPLIAAGMMEDWRALQWTPERVASEYGDTTVVLERQVSISMRELVARMCDVSPNTDRPPYVNGCQLPDAMFPDVQPSPWFSPRDFLPPQLWMGAAARENPSTWLHRDGGPVFLGQVFGRKRVVLFCPDQTPYMYSASVSLNTELIDPDHFDRARYPLLARAVRTECIIEPGDILVLPLGWYHCVWALSPNISVAHVFANNATWSG is encoded by the coding sequence ATGTACGCCTCGCGCAGCCCCAACAACAAGAGATACACGAGCTTCGACGACGTCCTGGCCCGTTTTCCCCAGCCAGCCCGCGACGGTATGCCGGATGGCGTGATCCATCTGGGCTTCGAGGATCGGGAGCCCTGCGACATCGCGGTCGAAAGCGGGGTGGCGCGCGTCGTGCCGAGCGGAGAGAACGAGGCGCGCGCCTCCGTGCGGTGCTCGTCGGGGACATTCCTCGAGCTGGTGTCCTATCGCGCGGACTTTCGAACGTTGGTCCAAGACGGACGACTGGCCGTCGAGGGCGATCTCAGCTTCGCGCTCGGGATCTATTCGCTGCTCTTGAAGACGAACTCCGAGGCGATCGAGTATTTTCGGACGGTCGACACCATGCCGCGGGGCGAACCGCTGCGCGAGGTCCCTCGCGTGCGCCGGCCGACGCGGGGCCAGGTTTTGGACGTCCTCGCGCGAAATACACCGCTGATCGCCGCGGGGATGATGGAGGACTGGCGCGCCCTCCAGTGGACGCCCGAGCGCGTCGCCAGCGAGTACGGCGATACGACCGTCGTGCTCGAGCGCCAAGTCTCGATCTCCATGCGCGAGCTCGTCGCGCGCATGTGCGACGTGAGCCCGAACACCGATAGGCCGCCCTATGTCAATGGGTGCCAGCTCCCGGACGCCATGTTCCCCGACGTTCAACCGTCTCCGTGGTTCTCGCCGCGCGATTTTCTCCCGCCGCAGCTCTGGATGGGCGCGGCCGCCCGCGAGAACCCGAGCACCTGGCTGCACCGCGACGGTGGTCCGGTGTTCCTCGGGCAGGTCTTCGGTCGCAAGCGGGTCGTCCTCTTCTGCCCCGATCAGACGCCGTACATGTATAGCGCGTCCGTGAGCCTGAATACCGAGTTGATCGATCCCGATCATTTCGATCGCGCGCGGTATCCGCTGCTCGCTCGAGCCGTTCGGACGGAGTGCATCATCGAGCCGGGCGACATCCTCGTGCTGCCCCTCGGCTGGTATCATTGCGTCTGGGCGTTGTCGCCGAACATTTCGGTGGCCCACGTTTTTGCCAACAACGCGACCTGGTCGGGCTGA
- a CDS encoding phytanoyl-CoA dioxygenase family protein, producing MSDALRYPSRLRTRVPASNRRDPVIWDRSAGGPLSSEEVGRYERDGFILLHDWIPEREATEWRREAEALRGDAQQERVYEKSDQTVRTIFKVDRNAELFANLARDPRILGIANQLLGGAVYVHQSRINFKAPLRGGDFWWHSDFEIWHTEDGMPAMRALSVAVLLDESSALNGPILFVPGSHEVFVPCIQATPDLNYKEDLRTQDYTAPDRELLGRAIQERGVVQALGKAGTIIVSDCNVMHGSAANMSPWPRSILFYCFNSVHNTLSPEPPLGTRPRPDFLANRNFTPISTRDDGPTP from the coding sequence ATGAGTGACGCTTTGAGGTATCCGTCTCGGCTCCGCACGCGCGTTCCGGCGTCGAATCGTCGCGATCCGGTCATCTGGGACCGAAGCGCAGGAGGTCCTCTGAGCTCCGAGGAGGTCGGCCGCTACGAGCGCGACGGCTTCATCCTTCTACACGATTGGATCCCGGAGCGCGAGGCCACGGAATGGCGTCGCGAGGCCGAGGCCCTCCGCGGCGATGCGCAGCAGGAGCGCGTCTACGAGAAGAGCGATCAAACCGTCCGCACGATCTTCAAGGTCGACCGCAACGCGGAGCTCTTCGCGAATCTGGCGCGCGATCCGCGCATCTTGGGCATCGCCAACCAGCTGCTCGGCGGCGCCGTTTACGTCCACCAGTCGCGGATCAACTTCAAGGCGCCTCTGCGCGGCGGCGACTTCTGGTGGCACTCCGATTTCGAGATCTGGCACACGGAGGACGGAATGCCCGCCATGCGGGCGCTCTCCGTCGCGGTGCTGCTCGACGAGAGCTCGGCCCTCAATGGACCGATCCTCTTCGTGCCGGGCTCGCACGAGGTCTTCGTCCCCTGCATCCAGGCGACGCCCGATCTGAACTACAAAGAAGACCTGAGGACCCAGGACTACACGGCGCCCGATCGGGAGCTCTTGGGACGAGCGATCCAAGAACGTGGCGTCGTTCAGGCGCTCGGCAAGGCCGGGACGATCATCGTCTCCGACTGCAATGTCATGCACGGATCGGCGGCGAACATGAGCCCATGGCCGAGGTCGATCCTCTTTTATTGCTTCAACAGCGTTCACAACACGCTATCTCCGGAGCCGCCGCTCGGCACACGACCGCGCCCGGACTTCCTCGCAAACCGGAACTTCACCCCCATCTCGACGCGCGACGACGGACCCACGCCGTAG
- a CDS encoding MbtH family NRPS accessory protein, translated as MSDDDDSGRSYKVVTNHEEQYSIWFADRPLPAGWRETGKVGSKSECLAHIREVWVDMRPASLRRAMDQGKSLTS; from the coding sequence ATGAGTGACGACGACGATTCAGGGCGCTCGTACAAGGTCGTGACGAATCACGAGGAGCAGTACTCCATTTGGTTCGCCGATCGGCCGCTGCCCGCCGGTTGGCGGGAGACGGGCAAGGTCGGGAGCAAGTCCGAGTGTCTGGCCCATATCCGCGAAGTCTGGGTGGACATGCGCCCCGCCAGTTTGCGCCGCGCCATGGATCAAGGCAAATCACTCACGTCGTGA